The following coding sequences lie in one Enterococcus sp. 9E7_DIV0242 genomic window:
- a CDS encoding PTS sugar transporter subunit IIA, translating to MLGIVLATHGQLSNGLKDSAEVIIGAVSNTETVNLNQGDDIQELGQKIKQAIQQVDKGEGVIVLTDLVSASPYNQSVLVVNALEGSARETTFVIGGVNLPMLLETINHQLIGTKADEQMIQSIVAQGANGISLWQAADTAADMDDEEEDDF from the coding sequence ATGCTGGGAATAGTCCTTGCGACACACGGTCAGTTAAGCAATGGCCTGAAGGATTCAGCCGAGGTAATTATCGGGGCTGTCAGTAATACTGAGACAGTTAATCTGAATCAAGGGGATGATATTCAGGAATTAGGACAAAAGATAAAGCAAGCAATTCAACAGGTGGATAAAGGCGAGGGTGTCATTGTATTGACGGATTTGGTGAGTGCCAGTCCTTACAATCAATCGGTATTGGTAGTCAATGCATTAGAAGGTTCAGCAAGAGAAACAACCTTCGTCATTGGTGGTGTCAATTTACCGATGCTGTTGGAGACGATCAATCATCAATTGATAGGCACAAAAGCGGATGAACAAATGATTCAAAGTATTGTAGCGCAAGGTGCAAATGGCATCAGTCTTTGGCAGGCAGCTGATACAGCAGCAGATATGGATGATGAAGAGGAAGACGATTTTTAA
- the uxuA gene encoding mannonate dehydratase yields the protein MKWGFRWYGEKGDSIPLQYVKQIPGITGIVGTLLNKLPGDVWEVNEIQELKDSVEKGDLELLGIESVAIHDSIKAGAPDRDKYIDNYIQTIRNLSACGVNLICYSFKPIFGWAKTTLAHENSDGSFSLVYDQAVVDNMEPGDMFKLIHSQSKGFDLPGWEEERLKKFDSLVKIYEGVTEEDLFENLKYFLLKIIPVCEEMDVKMAIHPDDPPWEIFGFPRITKNLEDLQRILDIVDSPYNGLTFCTGSLGADPSNDLVEMIKQVGHKINFVHFRNVGFLGEKKFIETAHLSTEGSLDMYAIMKALVDAGFDGVIRPDHGRTIWGEHAMPGYGLHDRAIGIGYMQGLHEAIIKDKQ from the coding sequence ATGAAATGGGGATTCAGATGGTATGGAGAAAAAGGCGATTCCATCCCATTACAATATGTGAAGCAGATTCCCGGTATCACCGGAATTGTAGGAACATTATTAAACAAATTGCCGGGTGATGTGTGGGAAGTCAATGAGATTCAGGAACTAAAGGATTCTGTTGAAAAAGGCGATTTGGAATTGCTGGGTATCGAGAGCGTGGCTATCCACGATTCCATCAAAGCGGGTGCACCGGACAGAGACAAATATATTGACAATTACATCCAGACAATCAGAAATCTATCTGCTTGCGGTGTAAACTTGATTTGCTATAGCTTTAAACCGATTTTTGGCTGGGCAAAAACGACATTGGCGCATGAAAACAGCGATGGCAGCTTTTCTTTGGTTTATGATCAGGCTGTGGTCGATAATATGGAACCGGGCGATATGTTCAAGCTGATCCACAGTCAGTCGAAAGGCTTTGATTTACCTGGTTGGGAAGAAGAACGTCTGAAAAAATTTGATTCATTGGTCAAAATTTATGAAGGTGTAACAGAAGAAGATTTGTTCGAAAATCTCAAATACTTCCTGTTGAAAATTATCCCTGTGTGTGAAGAAATGGATGTAAAAATGGCCATTCATCCGGATGATCCACCATGGGAAATCTTCGGTTTTCCAAGAATCACCAAGAACTTGGAAGACTTGCAAAGAATACTGGATATCGTCGATTCACCATACAATGGATTGACTTTCTGTACAGGGTCACTGGGTGCTGATCCATCCAATGATTTAGTTGAAATGATCAAACAGGTTGGTCATAAAATCAATTTCGTTCATTTCCGTAATGTAGGATTTCTGGGTGAAAAGAAATTTATCGAAACAGCGCATTTGAGTACAGAAGGCTCGTTGGATATGTATGCGATTATGAAGGCTTTGGTTGATGCTGGCTTTGATGGAGTGATTCGTCCGGACCACGGAAGAACGATTTGGGGCGAGCATGCCATGCCGGGCTACGGTCTTCATGACAGAGCGATCGGTATTGGTTATATGCAAGGATTGCATGAAGCGATCATTAAGGACAAACAATAA
- a CDS encoding bifunctional 4-hydroxy-2-oxoglutarate aldolase/2-dehydro-3-deoxy-phosphogluconate aldolase, translated as MTHEIYEQLAKTKLLPLYTATDLSCLDKLEEILVKNEVRFIEVTFRSDLAAEAMKQLSKSGELTVGAGTVRSLAEAELAVASGAKFVVSPAVVPEVIDYCLSKNIPVFPGTATPGDIQRALDYGIKVVKFFPADIYGGLKAIKALGGPFYDVQFLPTGGIDKSNFMDYLSDAHVIGVGGSFIISEALIQKDNGKTANEALKELVDLLEER; from the coding sequence ATGACACACGAGATTTACGAGCAACTGGCAAAAACAAAGCTGTTGCCGTTATATACAGCTACTGATTTGAGCTGCTTGGATAAGCTGGAAGAAATCCTTGTCAAAAATGAGGTTCGCTTTATTGAAGTGACCTTCCGTAGTGATTTGGCAGCCGAAGCGATGAAACAGCTATCCAAATCAGGTGAACTGACAGTAGGAGCCGGAACAGTTAGAAGCTTAGCAGAAGCAGAGCTTGCCGTGGCAAGTGGGGCGAAATTTGTTGTGTCGCCAGCTGTGGTTCCTGAAGTTATTGACTACTGCTTAAGTAAGAATATACCTGTTTTTCCAGGAACAGCAACGCCTGGGGATATCCAGCGCGCGCTAGACTATGGGATCAAGGTAGTGAAATTCTTTCCGGCAGATATCTATGGTGGCTTGAAAGCAATCAAAGCATTGGGTGGGCCGTTTTATGATGTACAGTTTTTACCTACAGGGGGCATCGATAAAAGCAATTTCATGGACTATCTATCTGATGCACATGTGATCGGTGTCGGTGGTTCCTTCATTATTTCAGAAGCATTGATTCAGAAGGATAATGGTAAAACTGCGAATGAAGCATTGAAAGAGCTTGTTGATTTGTTGGAAGAACGGTGA
- a CDS encoding LacI family DNA-binding transcriptional regulator encodes MDKVGIKDIAEKSGVSLATVSRYFNKPELLSDRTKDKIRAAIKELNYSQDNVARILVTGKSNLVGVIFPQLHLSFYTELLNQLIKAGEEKDYSFIVYTSRDTKEEELQLINMLTSYRVKGIILLSHILSPSDIEKLDVPIISIERSGGNYCQINNDNYTGGKLAGDKLIADGCDVFVHINNGYHEDWPSFKRIVGFEFAVKDRLNETIINPDLTDPYSDAAIKAMSPIVDTLLKKYPRKKIGIFCSNDDIATILQRDCIRKNIKIPEEVEIIGYDNSPVSNNAIYPITSIDQNIPLMATIAVNSLETYIPHENVVAATLVEKDTTL; translated from the coding sequence ATGGATAAAGTTGGTATAAAAGACATTGCGGAAAAAAGCGGAGTTTCTCTTGCGACAGTATCAAGATATTTTAATAAGCCAGAGCTTTTATCAGATAGAACAAAAGATAAAATACGTGCAGCTATCAAAGAGCTGAATTATAGTCAAGACAATGTGGCCAGGATTTTAGTAACTGGCAAGTCAAATTTGGTTGGTGTAATTTTTCCTCAGCTACACCTCAGTTTTTACACAGAGCTGTTGAACCAATTAATAAAGGCCGGCGAAGAAAAAGACTACAGTTTTATTGTCTATACTTCCCGTGATACCAAAGAAGAGGAACTGCAGTTAATCAATATGCTGACATCTTATCGGGTAAAAGGAATTATTTTACTTAGCCATATTTTGAGTCCTTCAGATATTGAAAAACTAGATGTCCCAATCATCTCGATAGAGCGATCTGGGGGGAATTATTGCCAAATCAACAATGATAATTATACTGGCGGGAAGCTTGCTGGTGATAAGCTGATAGCGGATGGCTGTGACGTTTTTGTACACATCAATAATGGGTATCATGAAGACTGGCCTTCTTTCAAGCGTATTGTTGGCTTTGAATTTGCAGTAAAGGACAGGCTAAATGAAACAATCATTAATCCGGACCTAACTGATCCATATTCAGATGCTGCTATCAAAGCGATGTCTCCGATAGTTGATACACTACTTAAAAAATATCCAAGAAAGAAAATTGGCATTTTTTGTTCGAATGATGACATCGCAACTATTTTGCAACGAGATTGCATAAGAAAAAACATTAAAATTCCAGAAGAAGTTGAAATCATCGGCTACGATAATTCGCCAGTCTCTAATAATGCTATCTACCCTATCACATCGATCGACCAAAACATTCCTTTAATGGCAACGATTGCTGTTAATTCTTTAGAAACCTATATACCACATGAAAATGTTGTAGCTGCAACCTTAGTTGAAAAAGACACCACACTCTAA
- a CDS encoding sugar ABC transporter substrate-binding protein, translated as MKKRSVKKTCAIILAIGAMMSLLFTGCGNNAAKSNESKEKKITVLVESGSPAEKIANSTAAAFKEETGYEVVVDSVPYSGMYDKVSTEIKAKAAAHDVVCLDVLWLSAFENALTPLDEHVDSSITSDFLPTLEDGGTLNGQLLGLPMWINSKVLIYRKDIFADESNKSAFNKKYGYELKVPATWDEYKDCAEFFTKDDMYGTSVFGMAGGDTVCSFLDHVSQAGAMPLVLDDKNNVLVDEQPYIDALQYLCDIYQAGYAPEETLAVASTESQEMFNNGKLAMQLNWSHQYPAAYALNEENVGVAPMIGGTEGVAATTGPWYECVMKNSENQEIAIEYLKFMYDNNEKYMTEGALKIAGRTSVYEKYTSEPGNEHLGAVMDTLDNKFSQNRPATPYWTEIEEVLAGAIQSSLSGKATPESALKDAKKAIEGIVE; from the coding sequence ATGAAGAAAAGAAGTGTAAAAAAAACTTGTGCCATTATTTTAGCTATAGGAGCAATGATGAGTTTATTGTTTACTGGTTGTGGAAACAACGCAGCGAAATCGAATGAAAGTAAAGAAAAGAAAATTACTGTATTGGTTGAAAGCGGCAGCCCTGCTGAAAAAATTGCTAATAGTACAGCTGCAGCTTTTAAGGAAGAAACCGGCTATGAAGTTGTTGTTGATTCTGTTCCGTATTCAGGTATGTACGATAAAGTATCTACCGAAATCAAAGCCAAGGCTGCGGCTCATGATGTTGTCTGCTTAGATGTATTATGGTTATCTGCATTTGAAAATGCACTGACGCCTCTTGATGAACATGTTGACAGCAGTATTACATCGGATTTTCTCCCTACGCTAGAAGATGGAGGAACGCTAAATGGTCAGTTATTAGGTTTGCCAATGTGGATCAATAGTAAAGTTCTTATTTATCGTAAAGATATTTTTGCTGATGAGTCAAATAAGTCCGCGTTTAATAAAAAGTATGGGTATGAATTGAAAGTACCTGCTACTTGGGATGAGTATAAAGATTGTGCGGAATTTTTCACCAAAGATGATATGTACGGAACATCTGTATTTGGTATGGCCGGAGGCGACACGGTCTGCAGCTTTCTCGATCATGTGTCACAGGCAGGTGCGATGCCGTTGGTATTAGATGATAAGAATAACGTTCTTGTTGATGAGCAGCCCTATATAGATGCATTGCAATACCTATGTGACATTTATCAAGCTGGTTATGCGCCGGAAGAAACATTAGCGGTAGCTTCAACAGAATCACAAGAAATGTTTAATAACGGAAAGCTGGCTATGCAATTGAACTGGAGCCATCAATACCCAGCTGCGTATGCTTTAAATGAAGAAAATGTTGGTGTGGCCCCGATGATTGGTGGAACAGAAGGTGTAGCAGCAACGACAGGTCCTTGGTATGAGTGTGTGATGAAGAATTCTGAAAATCAAGAAATAGCCATTGAGTACTTGAAATTTATGTATGACAACAATGAAAAATATATGACGGAAGGTGCCTTGAAAATCGCAGGCCGGACCTCAGTCTATGAAAAATATACATCAGAGCCTGGGAATGAGCATTTAGGAGCAGTAATGGACACATTGGATAATAAATTTTCACAAAACAGACCGGCAACCCCTTACTGGACTGAAATAGAAGAAGTATTAGCTGGTGCTATTCAATCCTCATTATCTGGTAAGGCAACTCCTGAATCTGCTTTAAAAGATGCTAAAAAAGCTATTGAGGGAATCGTTGAGTAA
- a CDS encoding carbohydrate ABC transporter permease, translated as MQLISRKTVLAFFLPGALFMGIFMIYPIFKMGFDSLFTIDASGVREFVGLDNYVKAFTTDSFLHPLRNTLLYIVIAVSIELVLGTALALVFEAKFKGNNLIRSFILTPLMIAPLVAGLIWKLMLSAQFGIVNQLLVNTGILKNTNQILWLADEKWSLISCCIADIWLTTPFMMLMILAGLQGLDSSMLEAATIDGANWWQKILQIKLPNIKPVLLTALSIRIIDAARTFDIVWAMTQGGPNNSSELLSVVIYKTLTRYNKVGFASAMALILVVVLVIFTLVFMQGLWNPKKKQTA; from the coding sequence ATGCAATTGATTTCCAGAAAAACAGTCCTTGCTTTTTTTCTGCCAGGTGCACTATTTATGGGAATTTTTATGATTTACCCAATTTTTAAAATGGGTTTCGATAGTCTGTTCACTATTGATGCAAGTGGCGTAAGAGAATTTGTGGGTTTAGATAATTATGTAAAAGCTTTTACCACGGATAGTTTTTTACATCCTTTGCGCAATACATTGCTCTATATTGTTATTGCGGTATCCATTGAGCTTGTTCTAGGTACCGCTTTAGCATTGGTGTTTGAAGCCAAATTTAAAGGAAACAATCTCATCCGATCGTTTATTTTGACTCCGTTGATGATCGCTCCATTGGTTGCCGGTCTTATTTGGAAGCTCATGCTGAGTGCTCAATTCGGTATCGTGAATCAGCTTCTTGTGAATACAGGGATTCTAAAAAATACGAACCAAATACTATGGCTTGCTGACGAGAAATGGTCTTTGATATCATGCTGTATCGCTGATATATGGCTTACTACGCCATTTATGATGCTGATGATTTTGGCTGGGCTGCAAGGGCTGGATAGCAGTATGTTGGAAGCGGCTACGATCGATGGTGCCAACTGGTGGCAGAAAATTTTGCAAATTAAATTACCTAATATTAAGCCTGTGCTTTTAACCGCTCTGTCTATCCGGATTATCGATGCTGCAAGAACCTTTGACATTGTTTGGGCAATGACACAAGGAGGCCCAAATAATTCTTCTGAATTGCTTAGTGTAGTGATTTATAAGACGTTGACAAGGTATAACAAAGTTGGCTTTGCCAGTGCCATGGCGTTGATTCTAGTTGTTGTTCTTGTTATTTTCACCCTCGTATTTATGCAAGGATTGTGGAATCCTAAAAAGAAACAAACCGCTTAA
- a CDS encoding carbohydrate ABC transporter permease — translation MEKKSNLHLKIMVIVGIICAIIWSFPYLYLISSAFKPGTEVVSIPAKFFPKELSIENFTGLFDRMPAFQYIFNSFLVAICSTLIAVVLGSLSSYAIQRSGAKIAVFLTIVVLCLKMIPTSSIAVPIYELITKMGLYDTKFALIIVYAAINMPFVMWIMLGFYEGIPIDIDEAACVDGASSLKTFLYIILPICKPGLATSFVFTLFLSWNEFLLALLLTSTEAKTFTVGLSEFLSAYSMDLGPMCAGALIFSLPVMVLSVFAQKFIVQGLTAGAVK, via the coding sequence ATGGAAAAGAAAAGTAATTTACATTTAAAAATAATGGTAATTGTAGGAATAATTTGTGCAATCATCTGGTCATTTCCTTATCTGTACCTTATTAGTTCAGCATTCAAACCTGGAACGGAGGTAGTGTCTATACCGGCTAAATTTTTTCCAAAAGAATTATCAATAGAAAATTTTACTGGTTTGTTTGACCGAATGCCTGCATTTCAATATATTTTTAATAGTTTTCTTGTGGCGATCTGCAGTACCTTGATCGCGGTGGTGTTAGGATCGCTTTCTTCTTATGCGATTCAACGCTCCGGAGCGAAAATTGCTGTTTTTCTAACGATCGTAGTTCTTTGCTTAAAGATGATTCCAACCTCAAGTATTGCTGTACCGATTTATGAACTGATTACAAAAATGGGATTATATGATACAAAATTTGCATTGATCATCGTTTATGCTGCAATCAATATGCCGTTTGTCATGTGGATCATGTTGGGCTTTTATGAAGGAATTCCCATTGATATTGATGAAGCTGCTTGTGTGGATGGTGCGTCTAGCTTGAAAACATTCCTATATATTATTTTACCGATTTGTAAGCCAGGATTAGCGACATCGTTTGTGTTCACGCTCTTTCTTTCATGGAATGAATTTTTACTAGCACTGCTACTTACGAGTACAGAGGCTAAAACCTTCACTGTCGGATTATCAGAATTTCTATCTGCGTATAGCATGGACTTAGGGCCTATGTGTGCAGGGGCATTGATTTTCAGTTTACCGGTTATGGTATTGTCGGTCTTTGCTCAGAAATTTATCGTTCAAGGTCTTACAGCAGGTGCTGTTAAATAG